Proteins co-encoded in one Daphnia carinata strain CSIRO-1 chromosome 3, CSIRO_AGI_Dcar_HiC_V3, whole genome shotgun sequence genomic window:
- the LOC130693533 gene encoding WD repeat-containing protein 82-like: MHIKGEMKLTEPVVRSFRVAKVFKENTDRINNIDFSPTGDTLISSSEDDQIVIYDCEKGTQKRTVNSKKYGVDLVHFTHAKNTAIHASTKVDDTIRYLSLHDNKYIRYFPGHTKKVVALSMSPVDDMFLSGSMDKTLRLWDLRSPNCQGLMHLTSRPVAAFDPEGLIFAAGVNSESVKLYDLRSFDKGPFASFRLNTEKTCEWTGLKFSPDGKTILLSTNSSIIRLVDAFHGNPTHTLTGHLNDKKLPLEASFSPDSQFVFSGSTDGRVHVWHAESGHKVCVFNADHNGPVQCIQFNPKYMMLASGCNNMAFWLPSEDNS, from the exons ATGCACATTAAAGGCGAAATGAAGTTGACGGAGCCAGTTGTTAGAAGTTTCCGAGTAGCAAaggttttcaaagaaaatacAGACCGGATCAATAACATAGACTTTTCGCCTACCGGGGACACTCTCATATCAAGTAGTGAAGATGACCAAATTGTTATTTACGACTGCGAAAAGGGAAC acaaaaaagaacagtAAATAGTAAAAAGTATGGAGTTGATCTGGTCCATTTCACGCATGCGAAAAATACAGCAATCCACGCATCTACCAAAGTTGATG ACACCATCCGGTATTTATCATTACATGACAATAAATATATTCGATACTTTCCtggacacacaaaaaa GGTGGTGGCACTATCAATGTCACCTGTTGATGACATGTTTTTGTCTGGCTCAATGGACAAAACTCTGAGACTCTGGGATCTTCGTTCTCCAAACTGTCAGGGCTTAATGCATTTAACAAGTAGACCTGTGGCAGCATTTGACCCAGAAGGACTTATTTTCGCTGCTGGAGTCAATTCAGAAAGTGTAAAACTCTATGACCTCAGGTCTTTTGACAAG GGACCATTTGCTTCCTTTCGGCTGAACACGGAGAAAACTTGTGAATGGACAGGGCTGAAATTCAGTCCAGATGGGAAAACAATCCTTCTTTCGACTAACAGTAGCATAATCCGACTAGTAGATGCCTTCCATGGCAACCCCACTCACACATTAACG GGTCATCTTAACGATAAGAAATTACCCCTCGAGGCGTCCTTCAGCCCCGACTCCCAGTTCGTCTTCAGTGGTTCTACTGATGGTCGAGTGCATGTTTGGCACGCCGAATCGGGTCATAAG GTATGCGTCTTTAACGCCGACCATAACGGCCCTGTGCAGTGTATTCAATTCAACCCGAAGTATATGATGCTTGCCTCTGGATGCAATAACATG GCTTTTTGGCTTCCTTCAGAGGATAATTCATAA
- the LOC130693566 gene encoding histone-arginine methyltransferase CARMER-like isoform X3, producing MAADAFSGVIVSSLSDCGQSKPKYEEPVTLKTCYDPNGISITVQSEAGRDLFEFPVTRTSDYSKVGKKGYLFEFDYETVLFTFKNDTDASNFHKSLGKLQLGKDLSVFTERTEDSSASQYFQFYGYLSQQQNMMQDYIRTSTYQRAILSNIDDFRDKVVLDVGAGSGILSFFAVQSGAAKVYAVEASTMAQHAESLAKFNSLEQIQVVAGKIEEIELPEKVDIIISEPMGYMLFNERMLETFLHAKKWLKAGGKMFPSRGDLHIAPFNDETLYMEQFNKANFWYQQSFHGVDLSCLRSAAMKEYFRQPIVDTFDIRICTAKSVRHVVDFHTASESDLHRMDIPLEFHALQSGLVHGLAFWFDVAFFGSSTSVWLSTAPTEPLTHWYQVRCLLESPIFVKQGQLLTGTVLLLANKRQSYDVTIDLRVEGSGLTSSNTLDLKNPYFRYAGQPAQPPPGHSTTSPSETYWAQLDVQGARQGECNSFPPVTMVNGMTVNGLGEVSAMNDVTNNANSSLLGLENQGTRGGRPQVANTYPTSQIGGNSYTTTQQLVLGATSHYPLSNSLMIGDYVTPGSVILPTAAHLSNMESFQP from the exons ATGGCGGCTGACGCGTTCAGCGGTGTGATAGTCTCGTCGCTGTCAGACTGTGGCCAATCTAAACCGAAATACGAGGAGCCTGTCACACTGAAAACGTGTTACGATCCAAATGGAATCAGCATCACCGTTCAATCAG AAGCTGGAAGAGACCTGTTCGAGTTTCCAGTAACAAGAACATCAGACTACTCCAAAGTTGGAAAGAAAGGCTACCTGTTTGAATTTGATTATGAGACTGTATTATTCACATTTAAAAATGACACTG ATGCATCCAATTTTCATAAATCACTGGGGAAACTTCAGTTGGGCAAAGACTTGTCAGTATTCACTGAAAGGACAGAAGACTCGTCAGCATCACAGTACTTCCAGTTTTATGGATATTTATCTCAGCAGCAAAACATGATGCAGGACTACATTCGAACAAGCACATACCAAAGAGCCATATTGTCCAATATTGATGACTTTAGG GATAAAGTTGTGCTAGATGTCGGAGCAGGGTCTGGTATTCTCTCCTTCTTTGCTGTCCAGTCTGGAGCTGCAAAAGTCTATGCTGTAGAAGCATCCACAATGGCTCAGCATGCTGAG tCCCTGGCCAAGTTTAATTCTCTGGAGCAGATCCAGGTTGTGGCTGGAAAGATTGAAGAGATTGAACTACCAGAGAAAGTTGATATTATCATTTCTGAACCCATGGGCTACATGCTTTTCAATGAAAGAATGCTGGAAACCTTCCTTCACGCCAAGAAATGGCTCAAAGCGGGTG GTAAAATGTTTCCTTCCAGAGGTGATTTGCACATAGCTCCCTTCAACGACGAAACCTTGTACATGGAACAGTTTAACAAAGCGAATTTTTG GTACCAGCAGAGCTTCCACGGAGTCGACCTAAGTTGCTTGAGAAGCGCCGCTATGAAGGAATATTTCCGCCAACCCATTGTTGATACTTTTGATATTCGAATCTGCACCGCCAAGTCTGTGAGGCACGTAGTCGATTTCCACACTGCTTCCGAATCTGATCTTCATCGAATGG ATATCCCGCTCGAGTTTCACGCGCTTCAGTCTGGCTTGGTTCACGGGTTAGCCTTTTGGTTTGACGTCGCTTTCTTTGGCTCATCGACTTCAGTTTGGTTGTCCACCGCACCCACTGAACCGTTAACTCACTGGTACCAAGTTCGCTGTTTGCTTGAATCTCCAATTTTTGTCAAGCAGGGCCAATTGCTCACCGGAACCGTCCTACTTTTAGCCAACAAAAG GCAAAGTTACGATGTGACGATCGATTTGCGAGTGGAAGGATCTGGTCTGACCAGCAGCAACACACTCGACTTGAAGAATCCATACTTCCGCTATGCTGGACAGCCGGCGCAGCCACCACCCGGTCACAGCACTACATCACCCAGTGAGACATATTGGGCGCAGCTCGATGTCCAAGGAGCGCGACAAGGTGAGTGTAATTCATTCCCTC CTGTCACGATGGTTAATGGCATGACGGTCAACGGCCTGGGAGAGGTATCTGCGATGAACGACGTGACCAACAACGCTAACTCTTCGCTGCTGGGTCTGG AAAACCAAGGGACGAGAGGAGGTCGACCTCAGGTAGCCAACACTTACCCAACTTCGCAAATTGGAGGCAACTCGTACACAACG aCACAGCAGCTCGTACTGGGGGCCACGTCCCACTATCCGTTGAGCAATAGTTTAATGATCGGCGATTACGTCACGCCTGGCAGCGTGATCTTGCCCACCGCCGCTCACCTGTCCAATATGGAAAGCTTTCAGCCCTGA
- the LOC130693566 gene encoding histone-arginine methyltransferase CARMER-like isoform X1, which translates to MAADAFSGVIVSSLSDCGQSKPKYEEPVTLKTCYDPNGISITVQSEAGRDLFEFPVTRTSDYSKVGKKGYLFEFDYETVLFTFKNDTDASNFHKSLGKLQLGKDLSVFTERTEDSSASQYFQFYGYLSQQQNMMQDYIRTSTYQRAILSNIDDFRDKVVLDVGAGSGILSFFAVQSGAAKVYAVEASTMAQHAESLAKFNSLEQIQVVAGKIEEIELPEKVDIIISEPMGYMLFNERMLETFLHAKKWLKAGGKMFPSRGDLHIAPFNDETLYMEQFNKANFWYQQSFHGVDLSCLRSAAMKEYFRQPIVDTFDIRICTAKSVRHVVDFHTASESDLHRMDIPLEFHALQSGLVHGLAFWFDVAFFGSSTSVWLSTAPTEPLTHWYQVRCLLESPIFVKQGQLLTGTVLLLANKRQSYDVTIDLRVEGSGLTSSNTLDLKNPYFRYAGQPAQPPPGHSTTSPSETYWAQLDVQGARQGECNSFPPVTMVNGMTVNGLGEVSAMNDVTNNANSSLLGLGKQLTHYLILENQGTRGGRPQVANTYPTSQIGGNSYTTTQQLVLGATSHYPLSNSLMIGDYVTPGSVILPTAAHLSNMESFQP; encoded by the exons ATGGCGGCTGACGCGTTCAGCGGTGTGATAGTCTCGTCGCTGTCAGACTGTGGCCAATCTAAACCGAAATACGAGGAGCCTGTCACACTGAAAACGTGTTACGATCCAAATGGAATCAGCATCACCGTTCAATCAG AAGCTGGAAGAGACCTGTTCGAGTTTCCAGTAACAAGAACATCAGACTACTCCAAAGTTGGAAAGAAAGGCTACCTGTTTGAATTTGATTATGAGACTGTATTATTCACATTTAAAAATGACACTG ATGCATCCAATTTTCATAAATCACTGGGGAAACTTCAGTTGGGCAAAGACTTGTCAGTATTCACTGAAAGGACAGAAGACTCGTCAGCATCACAGTACTTCCAGTTTTATGGATATTTATCTCAGCAGCAAAACATGATGCAGGACTACATTCGAACAAGCACATACCAAAGAGCCATATTGTCCAATATTGATGACTTTAGG GATAAAGTTGTGCTAGATGTCGGAGCAGGGTCTGGTATTCTCTCCTTCTTTGCTGTCCAGTCTGGAGCTGCAAAAGTCTATGCTGTAGAAGCATCCACAATGGCTCAGCATGCTGAG tCCCTGGCCAAGTTTAATTCTCTGGAGCAGATCCAGGTTGTGGCTGGAAAGATTGAAGAGATTGAACTACCAGAGAAAGTTGATATTATCATTTCTGAACCCATGGGCTACATGCTTTTCAATGAAAGAATGCTGGAAACCTTCCTTCACGCCAAGAAATGGCTCAAAGCGGGTG GTAAAATGTTTCCTTCCAGAGGTGATTTGCACATAGCTCCCTTCAACGACGAAACCTTGTACATGGAACAGTTTAACAAAGCGAATTTTTG GTACCAGCAGAGCTTCCACGGAGTCGACCTAAGTTGCTTGAGAAGCGCCGCTATGAAGGAATATTTCCGCCAACCCATTGTTGATACTTTTGATATTCGAATCTGCACCGCCAAGTCTGTGAGGCACGTAGTCGATTTCCACACTGCTTCCGAATCTGATCTTCATCGAATGG ATATCCCGCTCGAGTTTCACGCGCTTCAGTCTGGCTTGGTTCACGGGTTAGCCTTTTGGTTTGACGTCGCTTTCTTTGGCTCATCGACTTCAGTTTGGTTGTCCACCGCACCCACTGAACCGTTAACTCACTGGTACCAAGTTCGCTGTTTGCTTGAATCTCCAATTTTTGTCAAGCAGGGCCAATTGCTCACCGGAACCGTCCTACTTTTAGCCAACAAAAG GCAAAGTTACGATGTGACGATCGATTTGCGAGTGGAAGGATCTGGTCTGACCAGCAGCAACACACTCGACTTGAAGAATCCATACTTCCGCTATGCTGGACAGCCGGCGCAGCCACCACCCGGTCACAGCACTACATCACCCAGTGAGACATATTGGGCGCAGCTCGATGTCCAAGGAGCGCGACAAGGTGAGTGTAATTCATTCCCTC CTGTCACGATGGTTAATGGCATGACGGTCAACGGCCTGGGAGAGGTATCTGCGATGAACGACGTGACCAACAACGCTAACTCTTCGCTGCTGGGTCTGGGTAAGCAGCTCACCCACTACTTGATTTTAG AAAACCAAGGGACGAGAGGAGGTCGACCTCAGGTAGCCAACACTTACCCAACTTCGCAAATTGGAGGCAACTCGTACACAACG aCACAGCAGCTCGTACTGGGGGCCACGTCCCACTATCCGTTGAGCAATAGTTTAATGATCGGCGATTACGTCACGCCTGGCAGCGTGATCTTGCCCACCGCCGCTCACCTGTCCAATATGGAAAGCTTTCAGCCCTGA
- the LOC130693566 gene encoding histone-arginine methyltransferase CARMER-like isoform X2, which produces MAADAFSGVIVSSLSDCGQSKPKYEEPVTLKTCYDPNGISITVQSEAGRDLFEFPVTRTSDYSKVGKKGYLFEFDYETVLFTFKNDTDASNFHKSLGKLQLGKDLSVFTERTEDSSASQYFQFYGYLSQQQNMMQDYIRTSTYQRAILSNIDDFRDKVVLDVGAGSGILSFFAVQSGAAKVYAVEASTMAQHAESLAKFNSLEQIQVVAGKIEEIELPEKVDIIISEPMGYMLFNERMLETFLHAKKWLKAGGKMFPSRGDLHIAPFNDETLYMEQFNKANFWYQQSFHGVDLSCLRSAAMKEYFRQPIVDTFDIRICTAKSVRHVVDFHTASESDLHRMDIPLEFHALQSGLVHGLAFWFDVAFFGSSTSVWLSTAPTEPLTHWYQVRCLLESPIFVKQGQLLTGTVLLLANKRQSYDVTIDLRVEGSGLTSSNTLDLKNPYFRYAGQPAQPPPGHSTTSPSETYWAQLDVQGARQAVTMVNGMTVNGLGEVSAMNDVTNNANSSLLGLGKQLTHYLILENQGTRGGRPQVANTYPTSQIGGNSYTTTQQLVLGATSHYPLSNSLMIGDYVTPGSVILPTAAHLSNMESFQP; this is translated from the exons ATGGCGGCTGACGCGTTCAGCGGTGTGATAGTCTCGTCGCTGTCAGACTGTGGCCAATCTAAACCGAAATACGAGGAGCCTGTCACACTGAAAACGTGTTACGATCCAAATGGAATCAGCATCACCGTTCAATCAG AAGCTGGAAGAGACCTGTTCGAGTTTCCAGTAACAAGAACATCAGACTACTCCAAAGTTGGAAAGAAAGGCTACCTGTTTGAATTTGATTATGAGACTGTATTATTCACATTTAAAAATGACACTG ATGCATCCAATTTTCATAAATCACTGGGGAAACTTCAGTTGGGCAAAGACTTGTCAGTATTCACTGAAAGGACAGAAGACTCGTCAGCATCACAGTACTTCCAGTTTTATGGATATTTATCTCAGCAGCAAAACATGATGCAGGACTACATTCGAACAAGCACATACCAAAGAGCCATATTGTCCAATATTGATGACTTTAGG GATAAAGTTGTGCTAGATGTCGGAGCAGGGTCTGGTATTCTCTCCTTCTTTGCTGTCCAGTCTGGAGCTGCAAAAGTCTATGCTGTAGAAGCATCCACAATGGCTCAGCATGCTGAG tCCCTGGCCAAGTTTAATTCTCTGGAGCAGATCCAGGTTGTGGCTGGAAAGATTGAAGAGATTGAACTACCAGAGAAAGTTGATATTATCATTTCTGAACCCATGGGCTACATGCTTTTCAATGAAAGAATGCTGGAAACCTTCCTTCACGCCAAGAAATGGCTCAAAGCGGGTG GTAAAATGTTTCCTTCCAGAGGTGATTTGCACATAGCTCCCTTCAACGACGAAACCTTGTACATGGAACAGTTTAACAAAGCGAATTTTTG GTACCAGCAGAGCTTCCACGGAGTCGACCTAAGTTGCTTGAGAAGCGCCGCTATGAAGGAATATTTCCGCCAACCCATTGTTGATACTTTTGATATTCGAATCTGCACCGCCAAGTCTGTGAGGCACGTAGTCGATTTCCACACTGCTTCCGAATCTGATCTTCATCGAATGG ATATCCCGCTCGAGTTTCACGCGCTTCAGTCTGGCTTGGTTCACGGGTTAGCCTTTTGGTTTGACGTCGCTTTCTTTGGCTCATCGACTTCAGTTTGGTTGTCCACCGCACCCACTGAACCGTTAACTCACTGGTACCAAGTTCGCTGTTTGCTTGAATCTCCAATTTTTGTCAAGCAGGGCCAATTGCTCACCGGAACCGTCCTACTTTTAGCCAACAAAAG GCAAAGTTACGATGTGACGATCGATTTGCGAGTGGAAGGATCTGGTCTGACCAGCAGCAACACACTCGACTTGAAGAATCCATACTTCCGCTATGCTGGACAGCCGGCGCAGCCACCACCCGGTCACAGCACTACATCACCCAGTGAGACATATTGGGCGCAGCTCGATGTCCAAGGAGCGCGACAAG CTGTCACGATGGTTAATGGCATGACGGTCAACGGCCTGGGAGAGGTATCTGCGATGAACGACGTGACCAACAACGCTAACTCTTCGCTGCTGGGTCTGGGTAAGCAGCTCACCCACTACTTGATTTTAG AAAACCAAGGGACGAGAGGAGGTCGACCTCAGGTAGCCAACACTTACCCAACTTCGCAAATTGGAGGCAACTCGTACACAACG aCACAGCAGCTCGTACTGGGGGCCACGTCCCACTATCCGTTGAGCAATAGTTTAATGATCGGCGATTACGTCACGCCTGGCAGCGTGATCTTGCCCACCGCCGCTCACCTGTCCAATATGGAAAGCTTTCAGCCCTGA
- the LOC130693566 gene encoding histone-arginine methyltransferase CARMER-like isoform X4, translated as MAADAFSGVIVSSLSDCGQSKPKYEEPVTLKTCYDPNGISITVQSEAGRDLFEFPVTRTSDYSKVGKKGYLFEFDYETVLFTFKNDTDASNFHKSLGKLQLGKDLSVFTERTEDSSASQYFQFYGYLSQQQNMMQDYIRTSTYQRAILSNIDDFRDKVVLDVGAGSGILSFFAVQSGAAKVYAVEASTMAQHAESLAKFNSLEQIQVVAGKIEEIELPEKVDIIISEPMGYMLFNERMLETFLHAKKWLKAGGKMFPSRGDLHIAPFNDETLYMEQFNKANFWYQQSFHGVDLSCLRSAAMKEYFRQPIVDTFDIRICTAKSVRHVVDFHTASESDLHRMDIPLEFHALQSGLVHGLAFWFDVAFFGSSTSVWLSTAPTEPLTHWYQVRCLLESPIFVKQGQLLTGTVLLLANKRQSYDVTIDLRVEGSGLTSSNTLDLKNPYFRYAGQPAQPPPGHSTTSPSETYWAQLDVQGARQAVTMVNGMTVNGLGEVSAMNDVTNNANSSLLGLENQGTRGGRPQVANTYPTSQIGGNSYTTTQQLVLGATSHYPLSNSLMIGDYVTPGSVILPTAAHLSNMESFQP; from the exons ATGGCGGCTGACGCGTTCAGCGGTGTGATAGTCTCGTCGCTGTCAGACTGTGGCCAATCTAAACCGAAATACGAGGAGCCTGTCACACTGAAAACGTGTTACGATCCAAATGGAATCAGCATCACCGTTCAATCAG AAGCTGGAAGAGACCTGTTCGAGTTTCCAGTAACAAGAACATCAGACTACTCCAAAGTTGGAAAGAAAGGCTACCTGTTTGAATTTGATTATGAGACTGTATTATTCACATTTAAAAATGACACTG ATGCATCCAATTTTCATAAATCACTGGGGAAACTTCAGTTGGGCAAAGACTTGTCAGTATTCACTGAAAGGACAGAAGACTCGTCAGCATCACAGTACTTCCAGTTTTATGGATATTTATCTCAGCAGCAAAACATGATGCAGGACTACATTCGAACAAGCACATACCAAAGAGCCATATTGTCCAATATTGATGACTTTAGG GATAAAGTTGTGCTAGATGTCGGAGCAGGGTCTGGTATTCTCTCCTTCTTTGCTGTCCAGTCTGGAGCTGCAAAAGTCTATGCTGTAGAAGCATCCACAATGGCTCAGCATGCTGAG tCCCTGGCCAAGTTTAATTCTCTGGAGCAGATCCAGGTTGTGGCTGGAAAGATTGAAGAGATTGAACTACCAGAGAAAGTTGATATTATCATTTCTGAACCCATGGGCTACATGCTTTTCAATGAAAGAATGCTGGAAACCTTCCTTCACGCCAAGAAATGGCTCAAAGCGGGTG GTAAAATGTTTCCTTCCAGAGGTGATTTGCACATAGCTCCCTTCAACGACGAAACCTTGTACATGGAACAGTTTAACAAAGCGAATTTTTG GTACCAGCAGAGCTTCCACGGAGTCGACCTAAGTTGCTTGAGAAGCGCCGCTATGAAGGAATATTTCCGCCAACCCATTGTTGATACTTTTGATATTCGAATCTGCACCGCCAAGTCTGTGAGGCACGTAGTCGATTTCCACACTGCTTCCGAATCTGATCTTCATCGAATGG ATATCCCGCTCGAGTTTCACGCGCTTCAGTCTGGCTTGGTTCACGGGTTAGCCTTTTGGTTTGACGTCGCTTTCTTTGGCTCATCGACTTCAGTTTGGTTGTCCACCGCACCCACTGAACCGTTAACTCACTGGTACCAAGTTCGCTGTTTGCTTGAATCTCCAATTTTTGTCAAGCAGGGCCAATTGCTCACCGGAACCGTCCTACTTTTAGCCAACAAAAG GCAAAGTTACGATGTGACGATCGATTTGCGAGTGGAAGGATCTGGTCTGACCAGCAGCAACACACTCGACTTGAAGAATCCATACTTCCGCTATGCTGGACAGCCGGCGCAGCCACCACCCGGTCACAGCACTACATCACCCAGTGAGACATATTGGGCGCAGCTCGATGTCCAAGGAGCGCGACAAG CTGTCACGATGGTTAATGGCATGACGGTCAACGGCCTGGGAGAGGTATCTGCGATGAACGACGTGACCAACAACGCTAACTCTTCGCTGCTGGGTCTGG AAAACCAAGGGACGAGAGGAGGTCGACCTCAGGTAGCCAACACTTACCCAACTTCGCAAATTGGAGGCAACTCGTACACAACG aCACAGCAGCTCGTACTGGGGGCCACGTCCCACTATCCGTTGAGCAATAGTTTAATGATCGGCGATTACGTCACGCCTGGCAGCGTGATCTTGCCCACCGCCGCTCACCTGTCCAATATGGAAAGCTTTCAGCCCTGA